The Achromobacter deleyi genome has a window encoding:
- a CDS encoding APH(3')-II family aminoglycoside O-phosphotransferase, with the protein MHPPTCTTNLPAQWRDEFVGALIEQQSIGESRAQVFRIRRAGQPDLFLKSEAAGTACELPDEIERLQWMARHGLPAPAVLDVATEQERHWLLMSAIAGQDLASATHLPPSRVIGLMAAALRALHQLPVAQCPFDHRLELRMAAARQAVDAGLVDEEDFDDERLGLTAADAYAQLQSTQPATHDLVVAHGDACLPNFMAQDQVFTGYIDCGRLGVSDRHQDLALAARSIARNLGQEWVAPFFSAYGMAPDERRLAFYCLLDEFF; encoded by the coding sequence ATGCACCCTCCCACCTGCACAACGAACCTGCCCGCCCAATGGCGCGACGAATTCGTCGGGGCCCTCATCGAACAGCAATCCATCGGGGAATCCCGGGCACAGGTGTTCCGCATCCGCCGCGCCGGCCAGCCAGACCTGTTTCTGAAGTCGGAAGCCGCCGGGACAGCATGCGAACTGCCGGACGAGATCGAACGACTGCAATGGATGGCCCGGCACGGCCTGCCGGCGCCTGCCGTGCTGGACGTCGCCACGGAACAGGAACGCCATTGGCTGCTCATGAGCGCCATCGCCGGACAGGACCTGGCCAGCGCCACCCACCTGCCGCCGTCGCGGGTGATCGGCCTGATGGCGGCGGCGCTGCGCGCCCTGCATCAGCTGCCTGTCGCGCAATGCCCCTTCGATCACCGGCTGGAGCTGCGCATGGCCGCCGCCAGGCAAGCCGTGGACGCCGGACTCGTCGACGAGGAGGATTTCGACGATGAACGGCTGGGCCTGACCGCCGCAGACGCCTATGCCCAGCTGCAGTCGACGCAGCCCGCGACCCATGATCTGGTGGTGGCTCACGGGGACGCCTGCCTGCCCAATTTCATGGCGCAAGACCAGGTCTTCACGGGCTACATCGACTGCGGCCGCCTTGGCGTCAGCGACCGCCATCAGGATCTTGCGCTGGCCGCGCGCAGCATCGCGCGCAACCTGGGCCAGGAATGGGTGGCGCCCTTCTTCAGCGCATACGGCATGGCGCCGGATGAAAGACGCCTGGCGTTCTACTGCCTGCTGGACGAGTTCTTCTAA
- a CDS encoding ClbS/DfsB family four-helix bundle protein produces MAVPQTKQELLDAIRGTYQKLVADLASVPAERAHDATLEGHAQGTRMSVADLVAYLIGWNRLVLKWCAARAHGLPVDFPETGYRWNELGRLAQKFYADHAGAGYPDLLRQFAEVHAGIVALVERETDASLYGAPWYEKYTQGRMIQFNTSSPYANARARLRKWKKANGIA; encoded by the coding sequence ATGGCTGTGCCACAAACCAAGCAGGAACTGCTGGATGCCATCCGCGGCACCTACCAGAAGCTGGTTGCCGACCTGGCCAGCGTGCCGGCCGAGCGTGCGCATGACGCGACGCTGGAAGGCCACGCGCAGGGCACGCGGATGAGCGTGGCCGACCTGGTGGCCTATCTGATCGGCTGGAACCGGCTGGTGCTGAAGTGGTGCGCGGCGCGCGCGCACGGCCTGCCGGTGGATTTTCCCGAGACCGGATATCGATGGAACGAGCTGGGTCGATTGGCGCAGAAGTTTTATGCCGATCATGCGGGCGCGGGCTACCCCGACCTGCTGCGGCAGTTTGCGGAAGTCCACGCCGGCATCGTCGCATTGGTCGAGCGGGAAACCGATGCCTCGCTGTACGGCGCGCCCTGGTATGAAAAGTACACGCAGGGCCGGATGATCCAGTTCAATACCTCGTCGCCCTATGCCAATGCGCGGGCGAGGCTGCGCAAGTGGAAAAAGGCCAACGGCATCGCCTGA
- a CDS encoding class I fructose-bisphosphate aldolase: protein MPHNKEARLNRLLNAGRCLDIAVDHGVCNEPGFLDGLEDMPAVMEQLAAARPDAIQLNYGQAELLQQRPGRDKPALVMRLDMGNPYNATVHRVMWAVLQNTQDPVLPAVQMDAACVVVNLFMLPDEPDLFRQCVANIARVRADCDRYGMPLMIEPLVMAPHSARGGYMVDGDAGKIVTLVRLAREMGADIVKADPTSNTQDFHRVVQAARCPVLVRGGGREDLRQVFERSRELLDQGAMGLVYGRNVYQHANPSAVVQALMAMIHRGASAREAWGIYEGGGSAA from the coding sequence ATGCCGCACAACAAGGAAGCGCGCCTGAACCGCCTGCTGAACGCCGGGCGCTGCCTGGACATCGCCGTGGACCACGGCGTCTGCAACGAACCCGGCTTCCTCGACGGGCTGGAAGACATGCCGGCCGTCATGGAGCAACTGGCCGCGGCGCGGCCGGACGCCATCCAGCTCAACTACGGCCAGGCCGAGCTGCTGCAGCAGCGCCCCGGCCGCGACAAGCCCGCGCTCGTGATGCGCCTGGACATGGGCAACCCCTATAACGCCACCGTCCACCGCGTCATGTGGGCGGTATTGCAAAACACGCAGGACCCGGTGCTGCCCGCCGTGCAGATGGACGCGGCCTGCGTCGTCGTCAACCTGTTCATGCTGCCGGACGAGCCCGACCTATTTCGCCAGTGCGTCGCCAACATCGCCCGTGTGCGCGCCGACTGCGACCGCTACGGCATGCCGCTGATGATAGAACCCCTGGTCATGGCGCCTCATTCGGCGCGCGGCGGCTACATGGTGGACGGCGACGCCGGGAAGATCGTGACGCTGGTCCGGCTCGCCCGAGAAATGGGCGCCGACATCGTCAAGGCGGACCCCACAAGCAACACCCAGGATTTTCATCGCGTGGTGCAGGCGGCGCGCTGCCCCGTGCTGGTGCGCGGCGGCGGGCGCGAAGACCTGCGGCAAGTGTTCGAGCGGTCCCGCGAGCTGCTGGACCAGGGTGCGATGGGCCTGGTGTACGGACGCAATGTCTACCAGCACGCCAATCCGTCGGCGGTGGTGCAGGCCTTGATGGCGATGATCCATCGGGGTGCCAGCGCGCGCGAGGCCTGGGGCATATATGAAGGCGGGGGAAGCGCGGCATAG
- a CDS encoding aldo/keto reductase, whose translation MNTTTLGASGIECETVGLGTWAMGGWMWGGNDDAAAVDAIRASLDAGVRLIDTAPAYGLGHAESLVGTALKGRRHEAVIATKCGLVWHTRQGEHFFDEAGKPVHRHLGRDSIFHEAEQSLARLGTDYIDLYITHWQDSATPVAETMDALLDLKRQGKIRAIGVSNVTPDTLAEYLQYGPVDAIQERYSLMDRDIESSLLPLCGEHGVASLGYSSLALGLLAGPIDPARQFTGDDQRAGNPRFSAANRARLQAFFLDLAPLQQRLDCSYAQLMIAWTTRAGGVSLALCGARTPQQAMQNAGAARLTLDAAAIAAIDAAAGRHLNTLD comes from the coding sequence ATGAACACCACGACACTGGGTGCCTCGGGCATCGAATGCGAAACCGTCGGCCTGGGCACCTGGGCCATGGGCGGCTGGATGTGGGGCGGCAACGACGACGCGGCGGCGGTCGACGCCATCCGCGCATCGCTGGATGCGGGCGTGCGCCTGATCGACACCGCGCCCGCCTACGGCCTGGGCCACGCCGAAAGCCTGGTCGGCACGGCCCTGAAGGGGCGCAGGCACGAGGCCGTCATCGCCACCAAATGCGGACTGGTGTGGCACACGCGGCAAGGCGAGCACTTCTTCGACGAAGCAGGCAAGCCGGTGCATCGCCACCTGGGCCGCGACTCGATCTTCCATGAGGCCGAACAAAGCCTTGCCCGCCTGGGAACGGATTACATCGACCTCTACATCACCCACTGGCAGGACAGCGCCACGCCGGTCGCCGAAACCATGGACGCGTTGCTGGACCTGAAACGCCAGGGCAAGATCCGCGCCATCGGCGTCAGCAACGTCACGCCCGACACCCTGGCGGAATACCTGCAATATGGCCCGGTGGACGCCATTCAGGAACGCTACAGCCTGATGGACCGCGACATCGAATCCAGCCTGCTGCCGCTGTGCGGCGAACATGGCGTGGCCTCGCTGGGCTATTCGTCCCTGGCGCTGGGCCTGCTGGCCGGCCCCATTGATCCGGCGCGGCAATTCACCGGCGACGACCAGCGCGCCGGCAACCCGCGCTTTTCCGCCGCCAACCGCGCGCGGCTGCAGGCGTTCTTCCTGGACCTGGCGCCCCTGCAACAGCGGCTGGATTGCTCGTACGCGCAACTGATGATCGCCTGGACCACCCGGGCGGGCGGAGTCAGCCTTGCCCTGTGCGGCGCGCGCACCCCGCAGCAGGCCATGCAGAACGCCGGCGCGGCCAGGCTGACGCTGGACGCGGCCGCCATCGCCGCCATCGACGCGGCGGCCGGCCGCCATCTCAACACGCTGGACTGA
- a CDS encoding ABC transporter permease, with product MSELKPSPAADAALLADAGLAPRPGAARPRLRHRLASMREAGLLLIIALLAIVMSFASPHFLTWENIRAMLLSFSIEGIVVVGMTLLVIVGGIDLSVGSVVCLAMVITGKLFLMGVDPWSASLAAIAASALVGALIGLCVTRIGLSHFIASLAFMVIVRGLSLAITQGTPQSLFSLPPQFKFIGQGAIAGIPAVILIFALIVIVSDFALRRSALLRKVFYTGSNEKAALYSGIRTGRVKFWVTVLCSALAGLAGVVYTARFGAATPNFGLGMELNVIAAVVIGGASLKGGSGTVLGAVLGLALLSVVTSSLILLDVSPYWQDVVKGLILLGAVTVDHLMNVKKGHR from the coding sequence ATGTCCGAACTGAAACCCTCTCCCGCGGCCGACGCCGCCCTGCTGGCCGACGCAGGCCTGGCGCCCCGGCCCGGCGCCGCCAGGCCCAGGCTGCGGCACCGGCTGGCCAGCATGCGCGAGGCCGGACTGCTGCTCATCATCGCCCTGCTCGCCATCGTCATGAGCTTCGCGTCGCCCCACTTCCTGACCTGGGAGAACATCCGCGCGATGCTGCTGTCGTTCTCCATCGAAGGCATCGTCGTGGTCGGCATGACGCTGCTGGTGATCGTCGGCGGCATCGACCTGTCCGTGGGATCCGTCGTGTGCCTGGCCATGGTCATCACCGGCAAGCTGTTCCTGATGGGGGTGGACCCCTGGTCCGCCAGCCTGGCCGCCATCGCCGCCAGCGCCCTGGTCGGCGCGCTGATCGGCCTGTGCGTCACGCGCATCGGCCTGAGCCATTTCATTGCCTCGCTGGCCTTCATGGTGATCGTGCGCGGACTGTCGCTGGCCATCACCCAGGGCACGCCGCAATCGCTGTTCTCACTGCCGCCACAATTCAAGTTCATCGGCCAGGGCGCCATCGCCGGCATCCCCGCCGTGATCCTGATCTTCGCGCTCATCGTCATCGTCAGCGATTTCGCGCTGCGGCGCTCGGCCCTCTTGCGCAAGGTGTTCTACACCGGCAGCAACGAAAAGGCCGCGCTCTATTCGGGCATACGCACCGGCCGCGTGAAGTTCTGGGTCACCGTGCTGTGCTCCGCGCTGGCGGGCCTGGCCGGCGTGGTCTACACGGCGCGCTTCGGCGCCGCCACCCCCAACTTCGGCCTGGGCATGGAACTGAACGTCATCGCCGCGGTGGTGATAGGCGGCGCCAGCCTGAAAGGCGGCTCCGGCACCGTACTGGGCGCGGTGCTGGGACTGGCCCTGCTGTCGGTCGTCACCAGCTCGCTCATCCTGCTGGACGTTTCGCCCTACTGGCAGGACGTGGTCAAGGGCCTGATCCTGCTGGGCGCCGTCACCGTCGACCATCTCATGAACGTCAAGAAAGGACATCGATGA
- a CDS encoding sugar ABC transporter ATP-binding protein, producing MTASAPLLELHGITKRFGASRALAGVRFSLRQGEIHALCGENGAGKSTLMKIIDGIHAPDEGEIRLNGERVVITGPAHAMRLGIGLVHQEIALCGDATVAENIFMPEIAARPRAWMDYASLNARATQVLARLGQRIDPGLRVDDLGISSQQLVEIAKALTLDCKVLILDEPTAALTEVESVALFRVLHDLKAQGIGIIYISHRMAEIFQHSDRVTVLRDGRDVLCANIGDITPDALVRSMVGRDLGSYYPPRQAASDEPAEPLLEVEDIADEVSVHGISFTLRRGEILGISGLMGAGRSELAETLCGLRRARRGAVRLRGEPLRLRRYGDALRHGIAYLSEDRKAAGLFLDLPIEQNVSSMALGRISSRFGLLRRQAERRLAIDLGARLKLKSDGVAIDAASLSGGNQQKVAIAKLLATRPAVLLMDEPTRGVDVGAKSEIHHILRDLANQGVGVMVISSELPEIIGLCDRALVIRDGRLAGELPASEMTEERLLRLASGLSAEETI from the coding sequence ATGACCGCGTCCGCGCCGCTGCTGGAGCTGCACGGCATCACCAAGCGGTTCGGCGCCTCGCGGGCGCTGGCCGGCGTCCGGTTCTCGCTGCGCCAGGGAGAAATCCATGCCCTGTGCGGCGAGAACGGCGCCGGCAAATCGACCTTGATGAAGATCATCGACGGCATCCACGCGCCCGACGAAGGCGAAATACGCCTGAACGGCGAACGCGTGGTCATCACCGGGCCGGCCCACGCCATGCGCCTGGGCATCGGCCTGGTCCACCAGGAAATCGCGCTGTGCGGCGACGCCACGGTGGCCGAGAACATCTTCATGCCGGAGATCGCCGCCCGTCCGCGCGCCTGGATGGACTACGCCAGCCTGAATGCGCGCGCGACCCAGGTGCTGGCCCGGCTTGGGCAGCGCATCGACCCCGGCCTGCGGGTGGACGACCTTGGCATTTCCAGCCAGCAGCTGGTGGAGATCGCCAAGGCGCTGACGCTGGACTGCAAGGTGCTGATCCTGGACGAACCCACCGCCGCGCTGACCGAGGTGGAATCCGTCGCCCTCTTCCGCGTGCTGCACGACCTGAAGGCGCAAGGCATCGGCATCATCTACATCAGCCATCGCATGGCCGAGATCTTCCAGCACAGCGACCGCGTCACCGTGCTGCGCGACGGGCGCGACGTCCTGTGCGCGAACATCGGCGACATCACGCCCGACGCGCTGGTGCGCAGCATGGTCGGGCGCGACCTGGGCAGCTACTACCCGCCCAGGCAGGCCGCCAGCGATGAACCCGCCGAGCCCCTGCTAGAGGTCGAGGACATCGCCGACGAAGTCAGCGTGCACGGCATTTCATTTACGCTCCGGCGCGGCGAGATCCTGGGGATCTCCGGCCTGATGGGCGCCGGGCGCAGCGAACTGGCCGAAACCCTGTGCGGCCTGCGCCGCGCGCGCCGCGGCGCGGTCCGGCTGCGTGGCGAGCCGCTGCGGCTGCGCCGCTACGGCGACGCGCTGCGCCATGGCATCGCCTACCTCAGCGAAGACCGCAAGGCGGCGGGCCTGTTCCTGGACCTGCCCATCGAACAGAACGTGTCCTCGATGGCGCTGGGCCGCATCAGCTCGCGCTTCGGCCTGCTGCGGCGCCAGGCCGAACGGCGCCTGGCCATCGACCTGGGCGCCCGGCTGAAGCTGAAATCGGACGGCGTGGCCATCGACGCCGCCAGCCTGTCGGGCGGCAACCAGCAGAAGGTGGCCATCGCCAAACTGCTGGCCACGCGGCCCGCCGTGCTGCTGATGGACGAGCCCACGCGCGGCGTGGACGTGGGCGCCAAGTCCGAAATCCACCACATCCTGCGAGACCTGGCCAACCAGGGCGTGGGCGTGATGGTCATTTCGTCCGAGCTGCCCGAAATCATCGGCCTGTGCGACCGGGCCCTGGTGATACGCGACGGCCGGCTGGCCGGCGAGCTGCCCGCCAGCGAAATGACCGAAGAGCGCCTGCTGAGGCTGGCTTCCGGCCTGAGCGCCGAGGAGACGATCTGA